From a region of the Vidua macroura isolate BioBank_ID:100142 chromosome 3, ASM2450914v1, whole genome shotgun sequence genome:
- the LOC128804705 gene encoding glutathione S-transferase yields MAGKPKLHYTKGRGKMESIRWLLAAAGVEFEEEFIETKEDLEKLRNDGVLLFQQVPMVEMDGMRMVQTRAILSYIAAKHNLYGKDLKERAWIDMYVEGTTDLMGMIMYLPFQPADTKEKNLALIIERATTRYFPVYEKALKDHGQDYLVGNKLSWADVHLLEAILMVEECKPDVLSAFPLLQAFKGRISNIPTIKKFLQPGSQRKPPTDEKFVAVVRKIFNI; encoded by the exons ATGGCGGGGAAACCCAAGCTGCACTACACCAAGGGAAGGGGGAAGATGGAGTCAATCCGATGGCTGCTAGCAGCAGCTGGGGTTGAG TTTGAGGAAGAATTCATAGAGACAAAAGAAGACTTAGAAAAATTGCGCAATG aTGGAGTCCTGCTGTTTCAGCAGGTGCCCATGGTAGAGATGGATGGGATGAGGATGGTGCAGACCAGAGCCATCCTCAGCTACATTGCAGCAAAGCACAACCTCTATGGGAAGGACCTGAAGGAGAGAGCCTG gaTTGATATGTACGTGGAGGGAACTACAGACCTAATGGGAATGATCATGTATCTCCCTTTTCAACCAGCtgacacaaaagaaaagaatcttGCCTTAATCATTGAACGAGCTACAACCAGGTACTTCCCTGTTTATGAAAAG GCCTTAAAAGATCATGGACAGGATTACCTTGTTGGCAACAAATTAAGCTGGGCAGATGTCCATCTGCTGGAAGCCATTTTAATGGTAGAAGAATGTAAGCCTGATGTACTGTCTGCATTCCCTCTGCTGCAG GCTTTTAAAGGAAGAATCAGCAACATTCCAACAATCAAAAAATTCTTACAGcctggcagccagaggaagCCACCAACAGATGAGAAGTTTGTTGCTGTTGTGAGGAAAATATTCAATATCTAA
- the TMEM14A gene encoding transmembrane protein 14A has product MAVDWIGFAYASLLVVGGVVAYTRKGSKISLAAGLAFGSVAGYGAYCVTCDPRNVKISLFSSFLLTIIMGMRFKRSKKLMPAGLVACLSLLMILRLVFMLL; this is encoded by the exons ATGGCTGTTGACTGGATTGGCTTTGCATATGCTTCATTGCTGGTGGTTGGAGGTGTTGTAGCATACACTCGTAAAG GTAGTAAAATCTCTTTAGCTGCTGGACTCGCCTTTGGCTCTGTGGCTGGTTATGGAGCTTACTGTGTAACATGTGATCCGAGAAATGTGAAGATATCATTGT tttcatcttttcttttgacCATTATAATGGGAATGAGGTTCAAGAGGTCCAAGAAATTAATGCCAGCCGGACTAGTAGCATGCCTGAG ccttttgaTGATTTTGAGGCTTGTTTTTATGCTGCTGTAG